In Microbacterium enclense, one genomic interval encodes:
- a CDS encoding SpoIIE family protein phosphatase produces MTAPTPTFDDVARQRAIEQLGILDTPRDERIDRVTRLAQEMFGVPMVSVTLLDRDRQWRKSEIGMGGREAPREDAFCDYTVREGRTVVIPDASEDERWSANPFVEGDPHLRFYAGHPLQAAGGERIGTLCLLDTKPRSLDEREEGLLRELAGWVQSEILRQNELDDAVAVQSTLRPRSAPELPGYEMAAVTVAAGQMSGDLYDWYPVTGGARFTLADVMGKGLGAALLAAGLRASLRTLPERDLVDAIREADRLLDADVADLGTFVTAFHGQLDAATGTLRFVDAGHSLGYVLRADDTWEHLFSTGMPLGMGLADLRAEAQTRLGPGDIFMVCSDGLLDVLDPADPLGHVRRVLRERGLRGALDEAARLARGATATDDVTVMVVARDDDVSRKGTE; encoded by the coding sequence ATGACCGCCCCGACCCCCACCTTCGACGACGTGGCTCGTCAGCGCGCGATCGAGCAGCTCGGCATCCTGGACACTCCCCGCGACGAGCGCATCGACCGCGTCACCCGTCTCGCGCAGGAGATGTTCGGCGTGCCGATGGTGAGCGTGACGCTCCTCGACCGCGACCGACAGTGGCGCAAATCCGAGATCGGCATGGGCGGGCGCGAGGCGCCGCGCGAGGACGCGTTCTGCGACTACACGGTGCGAGAGGGGCGCACCGTGGTCATCCCCGACGCGAGCGAGGACGAGCGGTGGTCCGCGAACCCGTTCGTCGAGGGAGATCCGCACCTGCGCTTCTATGCGGGGCATCCGCTGCAAGCGGCCGGAGGGGAACGTATCGGGACGCTGTGCCTGCTCGACACGAAGCCCCGCTCGCTCGACGAGCGCGAAGAGGGTCTTCTGCGCGAGCTCGCGGGGTGGGTGCAGTCCGAGATCCTCCGGCAGAACGAGCTCGACGACGCCGTCGCGGTACAGAGCACCCTCCGCCCCCGGAGCGCGCCCGAACTCCCCGGCTACGAGATGGCGGCCGTCACCGTCGCCGCCGGCCAGATGTCGGGCGACCTCTACGACTGGTATCCGGTCACGGGCGGCGCGCGCTTCACCCTGGCCGACGTCATGGGCAAGGGGCTGGGCGCAGCTCTTCTGGCGGCCGGGCTCCGCGCGTCGCTGAGGACGCTGCCGGAGCGAGACCTCGTGGATGCCATCCGCGAGGCCGATCGTCTTCTCGACGCCGACGTCGCCGACCTCGGCACCTTCGTCACGGCGTTCCATGGCCAACTCGACGCGGCGACGGGCACCCTGCGCTTCGTCGACGCCGGCCACAGCCTGGGGTACGTGCTTCGTGCGGACGACACCTGGGAGCACCTGTTCTCAACAGGGATGCCGCTGGGGATGGGGCTCGCCGATCTGCGCGCCGAGGCGCAGACGCGACTGGGACCGGGCGACATCTTCATGGTCTGCAGCGACGGTCTGTTGGACGTGCTGGACCCGGCGGATCCTCTCGGGCACGTGCGGCGCGTTCTGCGCGAGCGTGGTCTCCGCGGGGCGCTGGACGAGGCTGCCCGCCTCGCCCGCGGGGCGACGGCCACCGACGACGTGACGGTGATGGTGGTGGCCCGCGACGACGACGTGAGCCGGAAGGGAACGGAATGA
- a CDS encoding STAS domain-containing protein gives MNIEQRDSANAVVLGVEGRLTAAVAPQLRAAVSDLVAGGRTRLVVDLAKVDFIDSSGLGALIGALKATRVAGGDLRIAAAGEQVRQVLRLTNLDRVLHVYSDAEGAFDGV, from the coding sequence ATGAACATCGAGCAACGTGACTCAGCGAACGCGGTCGTCCTGGGGGTCGAGGGGCGGCTCACGGCTGCAGTGGCACCGCAGCTTCGCGCCGCGGTGTCTGACCTCGTGGCCGGGGGGCGAACCAGGCTGGTGGTGGATCTCGCGAAGGTCGACTTCATCGACTCGTCAGGTCTGGGCGCTCTCATCGGAGCCTTGAAGGCGACGCGGGTCGCCGGCGGCGATCTGCGCATCGCCGCGGCGGGGGAGCAGGTGCGTCAGGTGCTGCGTCTGACGAACCTCGATCGGGTGCTGCACGTCTACTCCGATGCCGAAGGCGCATTCGACGGTGTCTGA
- a CDS encoding ATP-binding protein yields the protein MSETTVSREGVATLAFVEGLHEALDELAANAPHVSEEDFSLFSLAVIEIATNIAVHAPRGGEGVVLSVEVSVGEDLRAVLRDSAAPVHLDLTAATMADALAESGRGLAIAAAVCDELSIERRGGNIWRLVRHMSPPSPR from the coding sequence GTGTCTGAGACCACCGTCTCCCGCGAGGGGGTGGCGACCCTCGCCTTCGTGGAGGGACTGCACGAGGCGCTCGACGAGCTCGCTGCGAACGCCCCGCACGTCTCGGAGGAGGACTTCTCCCTCTTCTCCCTCGCGGTGATCGAGATCGCGACGAACATCGCGGTGCACGCGCCCCGCGGTGGCGAAGGCGTGGTGCTCTCGGTCGAGGTGTCGGTGGGGGAGGATCTGCGCGCGGTGCTGCGCGACTCCGCGGCCCCCGTGCACCTCGACCTCACCGCCGCGACCATGGCCGATGCCCTCGCCGAGTCGGGTCGCGGGCTCGCGATCGCGGCGGCTGTCTGCGACGAGCTCTCGATAGAACGCCGGGGCGGCAACATCTGGCGCCTCGTCCGCCACATGAGTCCGCCGTCGCCTCGCTGA